The following proteins are encoded in a genomic region of Thiomonas sp. X19:
- a CDS encoding LysE family translocator, which yields MLPEKALFFGLTCLGFGFIPGPALLQTVSLTLQHGRRVGFLSALGIHLGAFFQICIVALGAVAVLKTSPMLYHVLKGVGGGYLIWLGIQRIRAPVGQDAAIKVPNNVVSSSAFIEASNPKSALFYFSFLLQFTNPDASLGLGWQLFLLGACANLLFSAADVFCILLAHPLRARVSPGGPALRIGQILAGTLFVVLGVMAIISN from the coding sequence ATGTTGCCAGAAAAAGCGCTGTTCTTCGGCCTAACCTGCCTCGGCTTCGGCTTCATTCCTGGGCCCGCGCTGCTACAGACCGTATCGTTGACGCTTCAGCACGGGCGGCGTGTCGGCTTCCTGTCCGCGCTCGGCATCCACCTCGGCGCCTTTTTCCAGATCTGCATCGTCGCGCTCGGTGCGGTCGCGGTGCTGAAGACATCACCGATGCTGTATCACGTGCTCAAGGGGGTCGGTGGAGGCTATCTGATCTGGCTCGGCATCCAGCGCATCCGTGCACCCGTAGGGCAGGACGCGGCGATCAAGGTGCCGAACAACGTTGTGTCTTCGAGCGCGTTCATCGAGGCGTCGAATCCGAAATCAGCGCTGTTCTATTTTTCGTTTCTGCTGCAATTCACGAATCCTGACGCGTCGCTCGGGCTCGGCTGGCAACTGTTCTTGCTCGGCGCTTGCGCCAATCTGCTGTTTTCCGCCGCCGACGTGTTCTGCATCCTGCTCGCCCATCCGTTGCGTGCCCGCGTGTCACCGGGCGGCCCGGCACTGCGGATCGGCCAAATTCTCGCCGGCACGCTGTTCGTCGTGCTGGGCGTGATGGCGATCATCAGCAATTAG
- a CDS encoding type IV pilin protein — translation MKTSRGFTLIELMIVVAIVAILSAIALPAYNSYVTRSKLAEAFSGLSGASVALQQYYQDNRTYVPTAANPNVCTTGSANAPTSTDFTFACNPAPTATQFTITATGSTPTLTGMVYSINQNGTKQTLSVPTTGGWSSHNVGSSSTCWVRDQSGDC, via the coding sequence ATGAAAACCTCTCGTGGCTTCACCCTGATCGAGTTGATGATCGTCGTGGCGATCGTCGCCATCCTCTCGGCCATCGCCCTGCCGGCCTATAACAGTTACGTCACGCGCAGCAAGCTGGCGGAGGCGTTTTCGGGGCTGTCGGGCGCCAGCGTGGCGTTGCAGCAGTATTACCAGGACAACCGCACCTACGTTCCCACCGCGGCCAACCCCAATGTCTGCACCACCGGCAGCGCCAATGCACCGACATCAACGGACTTCACCTTTGCCTGCAACCCGGCGCCAACTGCCACGCAGTTCACCATCACGGCCACGGGCAGCACGCCCACGCTGACCGGGATGGTTTACTCCATCAACCAGAACGGCACCAAGCAAACGCTCAGCGTACCGACGACCGGCGGCTGGTCCAGCCATAACGTCGGCAGCAGTTCCACCTGCTGGGTGCGCGACCAGTCCGGGGACTGCTGA
- a CDS encoding integrase arm-type DNA-binding domain-containing protein — translation MSLTVKAVDAAKPQERPYKLTDGGGLYLFVAPTGLKSWRANYELNGKQRTRTYGRYPAMTLAQAREAHTQAKSTPAEAATVTPIAKVAPTFKAITEQWLKIKLPSLSNGKHQGQVAGTLERFAYPAIGKLPIDQIPRTKLVEVVQAVQKGGRVETAHRVAGRIAAVFDYAQDVGYIESHGAAGLVRVLQPRKVKKPMASIPPGEAGALLAAIDGYEEPVTRLGLQLLALTFVRVGEMRGMRWSELREDGTVWVVPADRMKAGLPHVVPLSQQARAVLEQLRVLTGDRNLVLDSPLRPGHALSENTFLFALYRLGYRGRMTAHGFRALASTVLNEQSGFAHDVIERQLAHRETDTVRAAYNRAQYLDQRRGLMQWWADWLDRQRESDRPPVSA, via the coding sequence ATGAGTCTCACCGTAAAGGCTGTCGACGCAGCCAAGCCGCAGGAGCGGCCCTACAAACTCACCGACGGCGGCGGCCTGTACCTCTTTGTGGCGCCCACCGGGTTGAAAAGCTGGCGTGCCAACTACGAGCTGAACGGCAAACAGCGCACGCGGACCTACGGCCGCTACCCGGCCATGACTTTGGCGCAGGCCCGAGAAGCGCATACGCAGGCCAAAAGCACACCGGCCGAGGCGGCGACAGTCACGCCGATCGCGAAGGTCGCACCGACGTTCAAGGCCATCACGGAGCAGTGGCTGAAGATCAAACTTCCCTCCCTGTCCAACGGAAAGCACCAGGGGCAGGTAGCCGGGACGCTGGAGCGCTTCGCGTACCCAGCGATTGGTAAGCTGCCGATCGATCAGATCCCACGCACAAAACTCGTGGAAGTCGTGCAGGCCGTGCAGAAGGGCGGCCGTGTGGAAACTGCTCATCGGGTGGCTGGGCGCATCGCGGCGGTATTCGACTACGCGCAGGACGTGGGCTACATCGAGAGCCACGGTGCCGCTGGTCTGGTGCGAGTGCTGCAGCCGCGCAAGGTGAAAAAACCGATGGCCAGCATCCCGCCCGGCGAAGCTGGCGCTTTGCTCGCGGCGATCGACGGCTATGAGGAGCCGGTCACCCGCCTGGGGCTGCAGTTACTGGCCTTGACTTTCGTGCGCGTCGGCGAGATGCGCGGTATGCGGTGGTCAGAGTTGCGCGAGGACGGCACGGTCTGGGTAGTTCCCGCAGACCGCATGAAGGCAGGATTGCCGCACGTAGTACCGTTGTCCCAACAGGCGCGGGCGGTGCTTGAACAACTTCGGGTGCTCACAGGTGACCGCAATCTGGTGCTGGATTCACCGCTGCGCCCGGGGCATGCGCTGTCGGAGAACACCTTCCTGTTCGCGCTTTACCGACTGGGCTATCGCGGTCGGATGACGGCGCATGGATTTCGGGCTCTGGCGTCCACCGTGCTCAATGAGCAATCGGGCTTTGCGCACGATGTCATCGAGCGCCAGCTCGCGCACCGCGAGACGGATACGGTTCGCGCGGCGTACAACCGGGCGCAATATCTGGACCAGCGCCGGGGGTTGATGCAGTGGTGGGCGGACTGGTTGGATCGACAGCGCGAATCAGATCGGCCACCCGTCAGCGCGTGA
- a CDS encoding gamma carbonic anhydrase family protein has product MWIQNDQDHPFVDPSARVASTAVISGDVHIGANCSIGHGAVLISEGGPIRIGDNCVIMDTAVIRGVPGHVTQIGSCVLVGPHAYLVGCSVEDEVFIATGAAVFNGAILRRGSEVRIHAVVHIRTELAAHATVPIGWVAVGTPAQIFPPGDHERIWTVQKPLDFPRYVFNTERPPQGESMMAAVMPRYAAALRRMHATDRLYEQA; this is encoded by the coding sequence ATGTGGATTCAAAACGATCAAGATCATCCATTCGTTGACCCAAGCGCCAGGGTCGCATCTACCGCTGTCATCTCAGGCGACGTGCACATCGGAGCGAATTGCTCCATTGGCCACGGCGCTGTACTCATCTCTGAAGGCGGACCGATTCGCATCGGCGACAACTGCGTAATCATGGACACTGCGGTTATTCGCGGCGTGCCGGGGCACGTAACGCAGATTGGAAGCTGCGTTCTCGTGGGGCCGCACGCCTACCTCGTCGGATGCTCAGTGGAAGATGAGGTGTTCATAGCAACTGGTGCGGCCGTTTTCAATGGCGCCATTCTCCGGCGCGGCAGTGAAGTGCGAATCCACGCCGTGGTGCATATCCGCACGGAGCTTGCCGCTCACGCAACCGTCCCCATCGGCTGGGTCGCTGTGGGGACACCTGCCCAAATTTTTCCTCCTGGGGATCACGAAAGGATCTGGACCGTTCAGAAGCCGCTCGACTTCCCGCGTTACGTGTTCAACACGGAACGTCCCCCGCAGGGGGAATCCATGATGGCCGCGGTCATGCCGCGCTATGCAGCCGCGCTTCGGCGCATGCATGCAACTGACAGGCTCTATGAACAAGCGTGA
- a CDS encoding GspH/FimT family pseudopilin has product MRHAARRPGGFTLIELLVTLAVAAMLGMLVVPNLVTMVQSGKTSVLINKFPQDVAWARNLAVTSQQPVQIALSNGNCQWVATVNGGPTVAEHSMTNAATEYPGVTCSITTNAPTTGNLDFNSQGFITDGVGGPPISPTITVTTANGQQTWTMQVLSSGSVILNSNTAS; this is encoded by the coding sequence ATGCGCCACGCGGCCCGCCGCCCAGGCGGCTTCACCCTCATCGAGTTGCTGGTCACCCTCGCGGTGGCGGCCATGCTCGGCATGCTTGTGGTGCCGAACCTGGTGACCATGGTGCAGTCCGGCAAGACCTCGGTTTTGATCAACAAGTTTCCACAGGACGTGGCCTGGGCGCGCAACCTGGCGGTGACGTCGCAGCAGCCTGTGCAAATCGCCTTGTCCAACGGCAACTGCCAATGGGTAGCGACGGTCAATGGCGGTCCCACCGTGGCGGAACATTCCATGACCAATGCAGCGACGGAATACCCCGGCGTCACCTGCAGCATTACGACGAACGCGCCAACCACCGGGAACCTTGACTTTAATTCTCAAGGCTTCATCACGGACGGCGTCGGCGGCCCTCCAATCTCGCCCACCATCACCGTGACCACCGCCAATGGTCAGCAAACCTGGACGATGCAGGTGCTCAGTTCGGGCAGCGTCATCCTCAACAGCAACACCGCGTCATGA
- a CDS encoding iron ABC transporter permease, giving the protein MLLGAFALLILAPVAALLFEAATPLTHGQSWHVLLGHGLFANLLTTLKLAALTAGLSLIAGALLAGLVEATPVRWQQGLEPLLLGSFLMPPYLTAVAWSLIAGPVGLWNQVLGHGGLALAKLLYALPGMAIVMALHLTPLVYVMASAALRGVDHRLIETAQVHGASPLRARWMAYRPGVAPALLAATLLVFLASTEEFGVPKVLGDMAGVQVLSVAVEQALDVWPVNLPRAAGIGLLLGTLALMIWLLALPLTRMTATSAQRRAVKTRRWCALPPLLFAVIATGLPLAAIGVTALQKAVTNGLASGNWTWKHFAQVLTPGDGGLAALQTSIGLSVGTSVAGMAVAVTGLFILQRLPERTRRFLEVLGYAPQAIPGVVMATGLILFWNAPGNPLPIYGHVPIIGLAYLALTLPYALRYAASGLQQVPVGLSQAASVHGARPPRVLTQIHLPLAWPHVLAGGAVLFAFCMRELAASILLQPPGTQVISTYVYAQFDQGNVNDGMALAVVGIASTLLVLIAVRGVVQGLSKTRSAEAPASAK; this is encoded by the coding sequence TTGCTGCTCGGCGCGTTTGCCCTGCTGATCCTAGCCCCCGTTGCGGCTCTGCTCTTCGAGGCGGCAACCCCGCTCACGCACGGACAGAGCTGGCATGTCCTGCTGGGTCATGGCCTTTTCGCCAACCTGCTCACTACCCTCAAACTGGCCGCGCTCACTGCGGGGTTGTCGCTGATCGCCGGTGCCCTGCTTGCAGGACTGGTGGAGGCGACGCCGGTCCGCTGGCAACAAGGGCTCGAGCCGCTGCTCCTCGGCTCCTTCCTCATGCCGCCCTACCTCACCGCGGTGGCGTGGTCGCTGATCGCAGGGCCGGTGGGCCTGTGGAACCAGGTTCTCGGTCATGGTGGACTGGCGCTTGCCAAGCTGCTGTACGCCCTGCCTGGCATGGCGATCGTCATGGCCCTGCACTTGACGCCGCTGGTCTATGTCATGGCCAGCGCGGCGCTTCGTGGCGTCGATCATCGCCTCATCGAGACGGCCCAGGTTCATGGCGCATCGCCACTGCGTGCGCGCTGGATGGCCTATCGACCAGGAGTGGCTCCTGCGTTGTTGGCCGCGACCTTGCTGGTGTTCCTCGCCAGCACTGAAGAATTTGGCGTGCCTAAGGTGCTCGGTGATATGGCGGGCGTTCAGGTGCTCAGTGTGGCGGTGGAGCAGGCGCTCGACGTCTGGCCGGTCAACCTGCCTCGGGCTGCGGGCATCGGTTTGCTCCTTGGCACACTGGCCCTGATGATCTGGCTGCTCGCCTTGCCCCTGACCCGGATGACCGCGACGTCGGCACAAAGGCGCGCGGTGAAGACGCGGCGCTGGTGCGCCTTGCCGCCGCTGCTGTTCGCCGTCATCGCCACAGGGCTGCCGCTGGCGGCCATCGGGGTAACGGCCCTGCAGAAGGCCGTCACCAACGGTTTGGCTTCAGGCAATTGGACCTGGAAGCATTTTGCGCAGGTGCTCACACCGGGCGATGGCGGGCTCGCGGCCTTGCAAACCAGCATCGGGCTGTCCGTCGGTACGAGCGTGGCAGGTATGGCGGTGGCGGTGACCGGCCTGTTCATCCTTCAGCGGCTTCCTGAGCGCACCCGAAGATTCCTGGAGGTGCTGGGCTATGCGCCACAGGCGATTCCCGGCGTGGTGATGGCGACTGGGCTGATTCTGTTCTGGAACGCTCCGGGCAACCCGCTGCCGATCTATGGTCATGTGCCCATCATCGGCCTGGCCTATCTGGCGCTCACGCTCCCCTACGCACTGCGCTATGCCGCGAGTGGTTTGCAGCAGGTTCCGGTCGGGCTGAGCCAGGCAGCGAGCGTGCACGGCGCGCGACCACCCCGTGTGCTGACTCAGATCCATCTGCCGCTGGCATGGCCGCATGTTCTCGCAGGCGGCGCGGTTCTGTTTGCGTTCTGCATGCGCGAACTTGCCGCATCGATCCTGTTACAGCCGCCTGGCACTCAGGTGATCTCGACCTATGTCTATGCGCAGTTCGATCAGGGGAATGTCAACGACGGCATGGCCTTGGCGGTCGTGGGCATTGCGTCGACGCTGCTTGTGCTCATCGCGGTGCGCGGCGTGGTTCAAGGTTTGTCCAAGACCCGTTCCGCGGAGGCGCCTGCGTCTGCAAAATAG
- a CDS encoding DinB family protein has protein sequence MSSTTLRSLFGYKSWANQELFATLAGLPAEHAEHLHTCIRTLNHIYVVDRIFKAHLSAEPRPFDATNTKSTPTLAQLRSDVAATDAWYEHYAASLSATNLAEVIDFEFTDGDSGRMSREEILLHVIAHGGYHRGNVGQVLKSISPPSPRDLYTKFLHQSEPARREAPTRRSPLSSHVKPHE, from the coding sequence ATGTCAAGCACCACACTTCGATCGCTGTTCGGGTACAAGTCCTGGGCCAATCAGGAGTTATTCGCCACCCTTGCAGGGCTACCTGCCGAGCACGCAGAACATCTCCACACATGTATCCGAACGCTGAACCACATCTACGTCGTTGATCGCATCTTCAAGGCCCACCTGAGCGCCGAGCCAAGGCCCTTCGACGCCACGAACACCAAGAGCACGCCCACCCTTGCTCAATTGCGGTCCGATGTGGCGGCCACCGATGCTTGGTACGAGCACTACGCTGCAAGCCTGAGCGCAACCAATCTCGCCGAAGTCATCGACTTCGAGTTTACCGACGGGGACAGCGGGCGCATGTCCCGAGAAGAAATCCTTCTCCACGTCATCGCACACGGTGGCTACCACCGGGGTAATGTTGGTCAAGTCCTCAAGTCCATCTCCCCCCCATCGCCTCGCGATCTATACACCAAGTTCCTCCACCAGAGCGAGCCCGCACGAAGGGAGGCTCCAACCCGACGCTCACCCCTCAGTTCACACGTCAAACCGCATGAATGA
- a CDS encoding MarR family winged helix-turn-helix transcriptional regulator has product MNKRERNQALQANKLGAMWAVLDRAISGALEDYSPSSAAILLWLSYWPPMSVSELGKVLSLSQPACSRAIDRLAASGFVRKSHSGSRETLVEILAAGRVEAMRLQTQRLSTLSAMLSTLAKSEQAEFTNLLDKLLAGAVENRADARHICRFCDHGVCDGPFCPVGCRATQIEQSAQGEERG; this is encoded by the coding sequence ATGAACAAGCGTGAGAGAAATCAGGCGCTGCAGGCCAATAAACTGGGCGCCATGTGGGCCGTGCTTGACCGAGCCATTAGCGGGGCGTTGGAAGACTATTCGCCATCCAGCGCGGCAATCCTGCTTTGGCTCTCCTATTGGCCACCTATGAGCGTGAGCGAACTTGGCAAGGTGCTGAGCCTTTCCCAACCCGCTTGCTCGCGCGCAATTGACCGCCTGGCAGCTTCTGGGTTTGTCCGGAAATCCCATAGCGGATCCCGCGAGACTTTGGTAGAAATCCTCGCAGCAGGCCGCGTTGAAGCCATGCGCCTGCAAACCCAGCGCCTTTCGACCCTAAGTGCGATGCTAAGCACGCTGGCCAAGTCAGAACAAGCGGAGTTCACGAACCTGCTCGACAAACTGCTCGCCGGAGCAGTAGAGAACCGAGCCGATGCGCGCCATATCTGTCGCTTTTGTGACCATGGCGTCTGCGACGGGCCGTTTTGTCCAGTGGGTTGTCGCGCAACGCAGATCGAGCAGTCCGCGCAAGGCGAAGAGCGCGGCTGA
- a CDS encoding DUF2867 domain-containing protein, which produces MNEGPRETTAPPSSLVAGLLVGSDFHDSWSVESNAVELPALDHFIAAIGHTPKWVNACMALRNRTASLLGLKDLGHLSALIPGKSPSEYRLGDRVGIFTLFENTFDEALLGDKDKHLNVILSVHRALLPGEPKVLITVTTVVHVHNSLGRIYMLPVKPMHRVIVPAVLDAIGNRMNRGSGPQWEREVS; this is translated from the coding sequence ATGAATGAAGGTCCGCGCGAAACTACTGCACCGCCAAGCAGCCTGGTCGCAGGTCTGCTCGTCGGCTCCGACTTCCACGACTCTTGGTCAGTTGAATCCAACGCAGTCGAACTCCCAGCGCTTGACCACTTCATCGCTGCCATTGGACATACTCCCAAGTGGGTCAATGCGTGCATGGCCTTGCGCAACCGAACGGCGTCCCTGCTGGGGCTCAAGGACCTTGGCCACCTGTCTGCTCTCATTCCCGGCAAGTCGCCCTCAGAGTACCGCCTAGGCGACCGCGTCGGAATCTTCACGCTCTTCGAGAACACCTTCGACGAAGCGCTGCTCGGAGACAAAGACAAACACCTGAACGTCATTCTGTCGGTTCATCGCGCCTTGCTTCCTGGAGAACCCAAGGTACTGATCACCGTCACCACAGTGGTTCATGTGCACAACTCGCTTGGGCGCATCTATATGCTGCCGGTAAAACCAATGCATCGAGTCATTGTCCCCGCGGTCCTCGACGCGATCGGCAATCGAATGAATAGGGGGTCTGGACCGCAATGGGAAAGAGAAGTCAGTTAA
- the proC gene encoding pyrroline-5-carboxylate reductase, protein MNSSTLVFIGGGNMAGALVGGLLQAGTPAASILVLEPFAAQRASLQQRFGVRVLAEAGPDLRAAQGVVWAVKPQSFAEAAAACAPHLDDALHLSVMAGVRCGAIARRAGARRIVRAMPNTPALIGQGIAGLYANAACTPADRAEAERLLAPTGALLWVEQEAQLDAVTALSGSGPAYVFYLVEAMTAAGVRLGLPANIAKRLALGTFSGAAALATQSPLTPTQLREQVTSKGGTTAAALDTLAQHRVAQAFDAALQAAAQRATELGDLLD, encoded by the coding sequence ATGAACTCCTCAACCCTCGTTTTCATCGGCGGCGGCAATATGGCGGGCGCGCTCGTTGGCGGGCTGCTCCAGGCCGGGACGCCGGCTGCGTCCATCCTGGTGCTGGAACCTTTCGCCGCACAGCGCGCAAGCCTGCAGCAGCGCTTCGGCGTGCGCGTCCTGGCCGAGGCCGGGCCGGATTTGCGCGCGGCGCAAGGGGTGGTGTGGGCCGTCAAGCCGCAGAGCTTTGCCGAGGCTGCCGCGGCTTGCGCCCCGCATCTGGACGACGCCTTGCACCTGAGCGTCATGGCCGGCGTGCGCTGCGGCGCCATTGCGCGCCGGGCGGGGGCGCGGCGCATCGTGCGCGCCATGCCCAACACCCCCGCGCTCATCGGCCAGGGCATCGCCGGGCTCTACGCCAACGCCGCCTGCACCCCGGCCGACCGCGCCGAGGCCGAGCGCCTGCTGGCGCCCACCGGCGCCCTGCTGTGGGTCGAGCAGGAAGCCCAGCTCGACGCGGTGACCGCGCTGTCCGGCTCCGGCCCGGCCTATGTGTTCTATCTGGTGGAGGCCATGACCGCCGCCGGCGTGCGTCTCGGCCTGCCTGCCAACATCGCCAAGCGCCTGGCGCTGGGCACCTTCTCCGGCGCGGCGGCACTCGCCACCCAGTCGCCGCTCACGCCCACGCAGCTGCGCGAGCAAGTCACCAGCAAAGGCGGCACCACCGCCGCCGCGCTCGACACACTGGCGCAGCACCGCGTCGCCCAAGCCTTCGACGCCGCACTGCAGGCCGCAGCCCAGCGCGCCACCGAACTGGGCGACCTGCTCGATTGA
- a CDS encoding NADPH-dependent FMN reductase yields the protein MPPDLMRVLAMAGSLRAASINAAFCRAAARLAPADLSISVYPGLGDLPLFNPDREIDPPPSVRHLRQSVRQADALLIASPEYAHGVSGIMKNALDWLVSDEGFVGKPVALVNTSPRAHHAYDALRETLLTMSAVMVEGASRDIALLGACVTEDAMVNSGEVAESIRHIGEALRVYLLSPEWPGPSGKTR from the coding sequence ATGCCCCCTGATCTCATGCGCGTCCTGGCCATGGCCGGAAGCCTGCGCGCGGCTTCGATCAATGCCGCGTTCTGCCGCGCAGCAGCTCGCCTGGCACCTGCCGATCTGTCGATATCGGTCTATCCGGGCTTGGGCGACCTCCCCCTGTTCAACCCGGATCGAGAGATCGATCCGCCTCCCTCGGTTCGACACCTGCGGCAGTCGGTTCGACAGGCAGATGCTCTGTTGATCGCCAGCCCCGAATACGCTCATGGTGTATCGGGCATCATGAAAAACGCCTTGGATTGGCTGGTCAGTGACGAAGGGTTCGTGGGCAAACCCGTGGCCCTGGTCAACACCTCCCCCAGGGCCCATCATGCTTACGATGCGCTGCGTGAGACGCTTCTAACCATGTCAGCCGTGATGGTCGAGGGCGCATCGCGCGACATAGCCCTGCTTGGCGCATGTGTGACTGAGGACGCCATGGTGAATTCCGGTGAGGTCGCGGAGTCGATCCGCCACATTGGCGAAGCCTTGAGGGTTTACCTGCTCTCACCAGAATGGCCCGGCCCCTCGGGCAAGACACGATGA